ACCTCGCAGCTGACCGTCGAAGACGGCGAGAAGCTGTTCACCGCCAACTGCGCGACCTGTCACGGTCTCGATCTGCAGGGAACCGCGAACGGCCCGAGCCTCTACGGCGTCGGCGAGCTCGCGACCGAGTTCCAGCTGTCGACCGGACGTATGCCGCTGCAGATGCAGGGACCGCAGGCGCCTCAGAAGGCACCGCAGTTCACCGAGGACCAGATCCTCGCGATCTCGGCCTTCGTGCAGGAGACGGCTCCCGGCCCCACCTTCCCCGAGGAGCGTCTCCTCGACGGCGAGGGCGATGTGGCGCACGGCGCCGAGCTGTTCCGCGTCAACTGCGCGATGTGCCACAATGTGGCCGCCGCGGGTGGCGCACTCACCGAGGGCAAGTACGCCCCCGCACTCACCGAGACCAGCGCGCTGCACATGTATGCCGCGATGGTCACCGGCCCGCAGAACATGCCGGTCTTCGGCGACATGAACCTGTCGGACGAGGACAAGCGCGACATCATCTCCGCGCTCCTCTTCCAGCAGCAGTCCGTGCAGATCGGCGGTTTCTCGCTCGGTTCGCTCGGTCCGGTCTCCGAAGGACTGTTCGTGTGGATCTTCGGCATCGGCGCGCTCGTCGCCATCACCGTGTGGATCACGGCGAAGTCCAACTGACGCTTATTCATCGAAGAGGAACGTACGAGGAGCACCATGGCACACGACGACGACTCGCAGGCTCTTGACAGGGCCTACCAGCCCTCTTCAGGGCTGGGTGTCGC
The sequence above is drawn from the Candidatus Microbacterium colombiense genome and encodes:
- a CDS encoding cytochrome c, which produces MAREKKRRSNGRRSPLAAVALIGAGLMITGAVYAGTTAAFAATDTQSAATSQLTVEDGEKLFTANCATCHGLDLQGTANGPSLYGVGELATEFQLSTGRMPLQMQGPQAPQKAPQFTEDQILAISAFVQETAPGPTFPEERLLDGEGDVAHGAELFRVNCAMCHNVAAAGGALTEGKYAPALTETSALHMYAAMVTGPQNMPVFGDMNLSDEDKRDIISALLFQQQSVQIGGFSLGSLGPVSEGLFVWIFGIGALVAITVWITAKSN